In a genomic window of Tissierella sp. Yu-01:
- a CDS encoding metalloregulator ArsR/SmtB family transcription factor: protein MEEAVKVFKALGDETRLKILVIIAKRNICAKGISRHLGISEAAVSQHLKALKEANIIKGEKKGYFVQYEIQESTFSVIANFIEEIIKNEISYENLHMPMECIAECNIKKNKCCHRNSN, encoded by the coding sequence ATGGAAGAGGCTGTTAAGGTTTTTAAAGCATTAGGAGATGAGACAAGGCTAAAAATATTAGTCATTATAGCCAAGAGAAATATATGTGCAAAAGGTATTTCAAGACATCTCGGAATTTCTGAGGCTGCTGTTTCACAACATTTAAAAGCGCTTAAAGAAGCGAATATTATCAAAGGTGAAAAAAAGGGATATTTTGTACAGTATGAAATACAAGAGTCAACTTTTTCAGTAATAGCTAATTTCATTGAAGAAATTATTAAAAATGAAATTAGCTATGAAAATCTACATATGCCAATGGAATGTATTGCAGAATGTAATATAAAGAAAAATAAATGCTGCCACAGAAATTCTAATTAA
- a CDS encoding protein adenylyltransferase SelO, giving the protein MTNNLQINKVWNFENSYSHLPQKLFTAQNPESVKNPKLVILNKPLAEDLGLDINYLESNLGLTVLAGNSIPEGAYPLAQAYAGHQYGYFTMLGDGRAILIGEHITPKGERYDIQLKGSGRTPYSRGGDGKAALGPMLREYIISEAMYKLGILTTRSLAVVTTGESIFREKMLPGAVLTRIASSHIRVGTFQYISHYGTIEDLRLLADYTILRHYPEFISEDEKYLLLLKGVVNRQAKLIAKWQLVGFIHGVMNTDNMLISGETIDYGPCAFMDTYNPNTVFSSIDRYGRYSYKNQPEIAAWNLARFAESILPLLHDDQEKALKIANEAISDFEKIYYKHWLKGMRKKLGLFGEEPEDEILVVELLNIMEKYKADFTNTFKQLTLEKYTNTEMFSSLEFENWSAKWQSRLENQDKSIDESKNLMKKNNPAVIPINHRVEEALSAAVEGNDYCKLDRLLDILSNPYEYSSEQDEYSQLPPPSKIPYRTFCGT; this is encoded by the coding sequence ATGACTAACAATTTACAAATAAATAAAGTATGGAATTTTGAAAATAGTTACTCACATTTACCTCAAAAACTTTTTACAGCCCAGAATCCTGAATCAGTTAAAAATCCAAAGCTGGTTATTTTAAATAAACCTTTAGCAGAAGACCTGGGATTAGATATTAATTACCTTGAAAGCAATCTAGGTTTAACAGTGCTTGCAGGAAATAGTATCCCAGAAGGAGCATATCCCTTAGCACAAGCCTATGCTGGACATCAGTATGGTTACTTTACAATGTTAGGTGATGGTCGTGCTATTCTTATAGGAGAGCATATTACTCCAAAGGGAGAAAGATATGATATACAACTTAAAGGTTCAGGTAGGACTCCCTATTCAAGAGGCGGAGATGGAAAAGCAGCCCTAGGGCCAATGCTTAGGGAATATATAATAAGTGAAGCAATGTATAAGTTAGGAATACTCACTACACGTAGCCTTGCAGTAGTAACTACAGGTGAATCTATTTTCCGAGAAAAGATGCTTCCAGGTGCAGTGCTTACAAGAATTGCTTCAAGTCATATTAGGGTGGGAACTTTTCAATATATATCCCATTATGGAACAATTGAAGACTTAAGGTTACTAGCTGATTACACTATTCTTAGACACTACCCTGAATTCATATCAGAAGATGAAAAATATTTATTATTACTAAAAGGTGTAGTCAATCGTCAGGCAAAGCTAATAGCTAAATGGCAATTAGTAGGATTTATCCATGGAGTAATGAACACAGATAATATGTTAATAAGTGGTGAAACAATTGATTATGGACCTTGTGCCTTTATGGATACATATAACCCAAATACAGTATTTAGCTCAATAGATAGATATGGAAGATATTCATATAAGAATCAACCAGAAATTGCTGCTTGGAATTTAGCAAGATTCGCTGAATCAATACTACCTCTTTTACATGATGATCAAGAAAAGGCACTAAAAATTGCAAATGAAGCTATATCCGATTTTGAGAAGATATATTATAAACATTGGCTTAAAGGTATGAGAAAGAAATTAGGTTTATTTGGAGAAGAGCCTGAAGATGAAATTCTAGTAGTTGAGCTACTAAATATTATGGAGAAATATAAAGCTGATTTCACTAATACCTTTAAACAATTGACATTGGAGAAGTATACAAATACCGAGATGTTTTCATCATTAGAATTTGAAAATTGGAGTGCAAAATGGCAATCAAGGTTAGAGAACCAGGATAAATCTATTGATGAAAGTAAAAACCTTATGAAAAAGAATAACCCTGCGGTTATCCCAATAAATCATAGAGTGGAAGAGGCTCTATCGGCAGCAGTTGAGGGAAATGATTATTGTAAACTAGATAGACTGCTCGATATACTGTCGAACCCATATGAATATTCTTCAGAACAAGACGAATATTCACAACTTCCTCCACCATCAAAAATTCCATATAGAACATTCTGCGGAACTTAA
- a CDS encoding cupin domain-containing protein — protein MNNYYRPYPDNNYQDCYNRCINLRDYGPNPFVVNINEATKQNPNYRLALWTGTYLQLTLMSLNPREDIGLEIHYDVDQFLRIEEGQGFVMMGDDPNNMYFQRRVFDDDVILVPAGKWHNLINVGCTPLKLYSIYAPPEHPWGTVHPTKEDAEREHR, from the coding sequence ATGAATAACTATTATAGACCATATCCAGATAATAATTACCAAGATTGCTATAATCGATGCATTAATCTGAGGGATTATGGTCCAAATCCATTCGTAGTAAATATCAATGAAGCAACAAAACAAAATCCAAACTATAGGTTAGCTTTATGGACAGGAACTTATTTACAATTAACTTTAATGAGTTTAAATCCAAGAGAAGATATAGGACTTGAAATTCATTATGACGTAGATCAGTTCTTGCGTATTGAAGAAGGTCAAGGTTTTGTTATGATGGGTGATGACCCTAATAATATGTACTTTCAAAGAAGAGTTTTTGATGACGATGTAATATTAGTACCTGCTGGAAAATGGCATAACTTAATAAATGTTGGTTGTACACCTTTAAAACTATATTCTATATATGCACCACCTGAACATCCTTGGGGAACAGTTCATCCAACAAAGGAAGATGCAGAAAGAGAACATAGATAA
- a CDS encoding TRIC cation channel family protein → MELFIFILELIGTIAFASSGAMTAIDKDMDILGVSMLGMTTAVGGGIIRDLILGITPPNAFRNPTYAIVSIIVSVLVFFIISKYNTYRVEKQANDFMIIISDSIGLGIFTVVGVNVALSNYSNSNLFLLVFVGVITGVGGGILRDVMAGNMPYVFIKHIYASASIIGAIVCSLLWTIIGKSLSMMLGSILVITIRLLAAHYKWNLPKVKKAI, encoded by the coding sequence ATGGAATTATTTATTTTTATATTAGAACTCATAGGCACAATTGCCTTTGCATCTTCAGGTGCAATGACTGCTATTGATAAAGATATGGATATTTTAGGCGTTTCAATGTTGGGAATGACCACAGCTGTAGGTGGTGGTATTATAAGAGATTTGATACTTGGTATAACTCCACCAAATGCATTCAGAAATCCAACTTATGCAATAGTATCAATAATAGTATCGGTATTAGTATTTTTTATTATTAGCAAATATAATACATACAGAGTAGAAAAACAAGCAAATGATTTTATGATTATTATTTCAGATAGTATAGGGCTTGGCATTTTTACAGTTGTAGGCGTAAATGTTGCCCTGAGTAATTACTCAAATAGTAATTTGTTTTTATTAGTTTTTGTAGGAGTAATTACAGGAGTTGGGGGAGGAATACTTCGTGATGTTATGGCAGGGAATATGCCATATGTTTTTATAAAACATATCTATGCTAGTGCTTCAATAATAGGTGCAATTGTATGTTCTCTTTTGTGGACTATTATAGGAAAGTCGCTTTCTATGATGCTAGGTTCGATTTTAGTTATTACTATTAGATTATTGGCTGCCCACTATAAGTGGAATCTACCAAAGGTAAAGAAAGCTATATAA
- a CDS encoding TIGR00300 family protein → MEMSLSKAQSYKNSVTIKEAMKDRHVSDDFYSTTNHQTFIFLNNKWIEVKNQRMDALIVITEFGAFCKKLRDIKKGDKIVCGYDGIRIITNKNNADNSGFGFMNNQVSSERRNDVLIHNLASQLVNNNKKLTIVAGPVVVHTGGDYYLSNLIRYNYIDSILSGNALAVHDIEKNLFGTSLGVCSRTGNVVENGYRNHMRAINQVNGYGSIKEIVEAGNLKSGIMYECIKNDVPFVLAGSLRDDGPLPDTITDMIEAQAAYSALLSDADIVLVLGTMLHGIATGNMLPEKVHMICVDINSAVVTKLSDRGSSQATGIVTDVGLFLNLLVNEINLLKAES, encoded by the coding sequence ATGGAAATGAGTTTAAGTAAAGCTCAAAGCTACAAAAATAGCGTTACTATAAAAGAAGCAATGAAGGACAGACATGTGTCTGATGATTTCTATTCGACAACTAACCATCAAACCTTTATCTTCTTAAACAATAAGTGGATAGAGGTTAAAAATCAAAGAATGGATGCATTGATAGTAATAACTGAATTTGGAGCATTCTGCAAGAAGTTAAGAGATATAAAAAAAGGTGATAAAATAGTTTGTGGGTATGACGGCATAAGGATTATAACTAATAAAAACAATGCAGATAATAGTGGTTTTGGCTTTATGAACAATCAGGTATCGTCAGAAAGGCGAAATGATGTGCTTATTCATAACTTGGCATCACAATTAGTTAATAATAACAAAAAGCTTACTATTGTAGCTGGTCCAGTAGTAGTTCATACTGGAGGAGATTACTACCTTTCAAATCTTATTAGATATAATTATATAGATAGTATTTTATCTGGCAATGCACTAGCTGTTCATGATATTGAAAAGAATCTGTTTGGAACATCTTTAGGAGTATGTAGTAGAACTGGAAATGTAGTTGAAAATGGATATAGAAATCATATGAGAGCAATAAACCAAGTAAATGGATATGGTTCCATTAAGGAAATAGTTGAAGCAGGAAATCTCAAATCAGGTATCATGTATGAATGTATAAAAAATGATGTGCCATTTGTATTAGCTGGCAGTCTAAGAGATGATGGACCTTTGCCAGATACCATAACAGATATGATAGAAGCACAAGCTGCATATTCTGCGCTGTTATCAGATGCAGATATAGTTTTGGTTTTGGGTACTATGCTTCATGGAATAGCTACAGGAAATATGCTACCAGAAAAGGTTCATATGATCTGTGTAGATATTAATTCAGCAGTAGTAACTAAGTTAAGCGACAGAGGCAGTTCTCAAGCAACTGGTATAGTAACCGATGTAGGACTTTTTCTAAACCTGTTAGTAAATGAGATAAACTTATTGAAAGCAGAGTCATAA
- a CDS encoding FAD-binding protein: MYDIVIVGSGPSGSNLARLVSDKYKVLLIDKRDLCNESPTNRRNKCCGGLLAPDAQKMIAKLGLGMPKDILVDPQIFAVRTIDLTNNIERLYQRFYLNMDREKFDNWLVSLVPAKVDKKFNTLFKGFEEVEDGYEIRYVSNGKEGIKKTRVIIGADGAFSKVRNSLSNYINSPIKYIAIQEWYECSNHIPYYMAIFDEEISDFYSWIIPKENYLILGSALRPKDDTLEKYNKLKTKMSEFGLSFDNKIKTEGAYINRPKKNSQFYVGKDRIALVGEAAGAISPSSAEGISYALKSSLYLAQSLEEGIDGFLDRYKRKIYGIKGNLLVKNLKSPAMYNRFLRQLAMKSGIQSIK; encoded by the coding sequence ATGTATGATATTGTAATAGTAGGTTCAGGTCCTTCAGGATCTAACTTAGCACGATTAGTCAGTGATAAATACAAGGTTTTACTAATTGATAAGCGAGACCTATGCAATGAAAGTCCTACAAATAGAAGAAATAAGTGCTGTGGAGGTTTATTGGCCCCTGATGCCCAAAAGATGATTGCAAAATTAGGTTTAGGCATGCCTAAAGATATTTTGGTTGATCCACAAATTTTTGCTGTAAGGACCATAGATTTAACTAATAATATAGAAAGACTATATCAGAGATTTTATCTAAATATGGATAGAGAAAAATTTGATAACTGGCTTGTTTCATTAGTTCCAGCTAAAGTTGATAAAAAATTTAATACCTTATTTAAAGGCTTTGAAGAAGTTGAAGATGGATATGAAATAAGATATGTATCCAATGGAAAAGAAGGAATTAAAAAAACAAGAGTTATTATAGGTGCAGATGGAGCTTTTTCTAAAGTAAGGAATTCTCTAAGCAATTATATAAATTCTCCTATAAAATACATAGCGATTCAAGAATGGTATGAATGTTCAAACCATATACCGTATTATATGGCAATCTTTGATGAAGAAATCAGTGATTTTTACTCATGGATAATACCAAAGGAAAACTATTTAATATTAGGTTCAGCACTTAGACCAAAAGATGATACATTAGAGAAATATAACAAATTAAAAACAAAGATGAGCGAATTTGGTTTAAGTTTTGACAACAAGATAAAAACGGAGGGTGCATATATCAATAGACCTAAGAAAAACTCACAGTTTTATGTGGGAAAGGATAGAATAGCCTTAGTAGGAGAAGCTGCAGGTGCTATTAGTCCAAGCTCAGCAGAGGGAATCAGCTATGCTTTAAAAAGCTCTTTATACTTGGCGCAAAGCCTTGAAGAAGGGATAGATGGATTTTTGGATAGATATAAACGAAAGATATATGGTATCAAGGGAAACTTATTAGTTAAAAACTTAAAATCTCCAGCAATGTATAATCGCTTTCTTAGACAACTTGCTATGAAGTCAGGCATACAAAGTATTAAATAG
- a CDS encoding helix-turn-helix transcriptional regulator yields MAIIINIDVMLAKRKMSVTELSERVGITMANLSILKNGKAKAIRLSTLDSICSALECQPGDILEYRSEEVTNE; encoded by the coding sequence ATGGCAATTATAATCAATATCGATGTGATGCTTGCTAAAAGGAAAATGAGCGTCACAGAACTATCAGAAAGAGTAGGAATAACTATGGCTAACCTTTCAATATTGAAAAATGGGAAAGCTAAAGCGATTCGATTATCGACTCTAGATTCGATTTGCAGTGCATTGGAATGTCAACCTGGAGATATTTTAGAATACAGAAGTGAAGAGGTAACTAATGAGTAA